A region of Vitis riparia cultivar Riparia Gloire de Montpellier isolate 1030 chromosome 12, EGFV_Vit.rip_1.0, whole genome shotgun sequence DNA encodes the following proteins:
- the LOC117926760 gene encoding chlorophyll a-b binding protein CP24 10A, chloroplastic: protein MAATSAAVLNGLGSPFLTGGKRSQSLLSAGVAAKAGAAVPAPRRLIVVAAAPKKSWLPGVKAGGNLVDPEWLDGSLPGDYGFDPLGLGKDPAFLKWYREAELIHGRWAMAAVVGIFVGQAWSGIPWFEAGAAPGAVAPFSFGTLLGTQLLLMGWVESKRWVDFFNPESQSVEWATPWSRTAENFANATGEQGYPGGKFFDPLSLAGTIKDGVYIPDVEKLERLKLAEIKHARIAMLAMLIFYFEAGQGKTPLGALGL, encoded by the exons ATGGCTGCAACTTCTGCTGCTGTGTTGAATGGGCTGGGCTCTCCCTTCTTGACTGGAGGCAAGAGGAGCCAGAGCTTGTTGTCTGCCGGGGTTGCAGCCAAAGCTGGTGCTGCTGTGCCTGCCCCCAGGAGGCTCATTGTCGTCGCTGCTGCCCCTAAGAAGTCGTGGCTTCCTGGTGTTAAAGCTGGTGGCAACCTCGTCGACCCTGAGTGGCTCGATGGCTC GCTTCCCGGTGACTATGGCTTTGATCCACTGGGACTAGGCAAGGACCCAGCATTCCTCAAGTGGTACAGGGAAGCCGAGCTGATCCACGGGCGATGGGCAATGGCAGCAGTTGTGGGAATCTTCGTCGGCCAAGCCTGGAGCGGCATCCCATGGTTCGAAGCCGGAGCAGCCCCTGGCGCCGTTGCACCGTTCTCTTTCGGGACCCTCCTTGGAACCCAACTCCTGCTCATGGGGTGGGTTGAGAGCAAGAGGTGGGTGGATTTCTTCAACCCGGAGTCACAGTCCGTGGAATGGGCCACCCCGTGGTCGAGGACGGCTGAGAACTTTGCCAACGCCACCGGGGAGCAGGGCTACCCGGGAGGGAAATTCTTCGACCCATTGTCACTTGCTGGCACAATCAAAGATGGAGTGTACATCCCAGATGTGGAAAAGCTCGAGAGACTGAAACTGGCGGAGATTAAGCATGCAAGGATTGCCATGTTGGCTATGCTAATCTTCTACTTTGAGGCTGGCCAAGGGAAGACACCCCTTGGAGCTCTTGGCTTGTAA